The sequence AGTTCCGTCACCTCGGCGAGGATTTCGTGGCCCAGCACGGCGGGGAAGCTGTTGAAGGGCTCCAGCTGCGGGCTGGCCTTGAAGAAGAGCGTGGCCATGTCCGAGCCGCACAGGCCCGTGAGCAGCGGCTTGAGGCGCACCCACTCCGGGCCGGGCGGGGTGGGGCGCGGAAGCTCGCGCAGGGAGAGACAACTCCCGGCCCCGTAGTGAAGCTTCGGGTACAGCCCGCCCAGGCCGCGCGCCACCACGTACTTCGGGATGGAGAGGTCGAAGACGAGTCCCTTCATGAGGTGGGTCGCTCCCTGGCTCGGCCTGCGGCCGTTGCGACTCTAGCTCCGCCAGATGTGCGGCGACACGTCCCGCCTTCCTGTATAGGGTGCTGGATGGCCATGGCGAGGAAGTCCGACACGCGGAAGTCCGAGGCGCTCTCGGAGGAAATCATGCCCGAGGAGGTACAGCTCGAGACCTCCCTGCGGCCGCGCTCGTTCGACGAGTACGTGGGGCAGGGCCCCGTCGTCGAGAAGCTCAAGGTCTACGTGCAGGCGGCCCGCACCCGTGGCGACGCCCTGGACCACTGTCTCTTCTCCGGGCCCCCGGGCCTGGGCAAGACGTCGCTGGCGCACATCATCGCGAACGAATTGGGCGTGGGAATCCATGTCACCAGCGGACCCGCCCTGGAGCGCAAGGGGGACCTGGCGGGCCTGCTCACCAACCTCAACGCGCGCGACGTCCTCTTCATCGACGAAATCCACCGCCTCAACGCCGCAGTGGAGGAGTACCTCTACCCGGCCATGGAGGACTTCCGGCTGGACATCACCATCGACACCGGGCCCGCCGCCCGGGCGATGAAGATTGATTTGCCGCCCTTCACCCTCATCGGCGCCACCACGCGCACGGGCCTGCTCACCTCGCCGTTGCGCGACAGGTTCCAGATTCAGGACCGGCTGGAGTACTACGACTCCGACGCGCTGGAGCTCATCCTCCACCGCTCGTCGCGCATCCTCGGCATCCCCATGGCGAAGGACGCCGCGCACGAAATCGCCACCCGCTCGCGCGGCACGCCCCGCATCACCAACCGCCTGCTGCGCCGCCTGCGCGACTTCGCGGAGGTGGAGGGCAACGGGAGAATCACCCTGGAGCTGGCGCGCAAGTCGTTGGACAGGCTGGGCGTGGACGCCAGCGGCCTGGACGCGATGGACCGCAAGATTCTGCTCACCATCATCGAGAAGTTCGGGGGCGGCCCGGTGGGCGTGGAGACCATCGCCGCCAGCGTGGGCGAGCAGCGCGACACGATTGAGGACGTCTACGAGCCCTTCCTGATGCAGCAGGGCTTCCTCCAGCGCACCCCCCGGGGGCGCACCGCGACGCATCGGGCCTATCAGTACTTCAAGAAGCAGCCACCGGCCACGCCCCAGGGCAACCTCTTCTGAGACTAAGCTGTTCCGCGCCATGAGCCAGGACACGCCTCCCGCCTCACCCGCCACCGGACGTGACTTCTACGCGGACCTGATGCGCGCATCGCAGACGTCGCGCGCGGGCTTCCTCGCCGAGCGCGAGCGCTGGCTGCGCGGCGTGCCCGTGGAGGGCCGCGAGGAGCTGCTCTTCGAGTTCGAGATGCTCCTGCGCGCGGTGGAGCGCTACCTCAACCTCAACACCGTGGTGGACGCGCGCGACAGGCCGCTCGTCACGCGCGACTTCCACGAGGAGCTGGCGGACGTGCGCGACGCCATGGACCGCGCCATCCGCGTCGCGCGCCATCTCCAGGACCCGGACAGCGACCAGAAGATGGTCTTCCGCAAGTACGTGGAGACGCAGCTCGCGGACGACCGCATCCGGCGCGCCCTCATCGAGGAGGAGCTGGACCAGGAGACGCCGCCGGAGAGCCTCTTCGTCCTGCGCGAGGCCTTCGACGCGCTGAAGAACCTGCTGGACCACCTGCTCAAGCTGCCGGTGGCCAACCTCGGCCTCTTCCAGGACGTGGGCAAGCTGGCCCTGCGCGAAATCGTCCTCAACCGCTACTTCCGTCCCTTCCGCCCGCTGGAGTTCCGCGTCGAGTACGACCGGCTCCGCTCCGTCCGGCTGCTGGACACGCTGTCCACGCTGTCCGACGAGCAGCGCACCCTCTTCGCCACGTGCTTCCTCGGCCTCTTCCGCCTCCTGCACTACCTGGCCTACGTGGACGCGGAGGGGCAGCCGCCGTACCCGCGCCGCGTGCGCGTGCTGCTGGCGCTGGTGCGCAGCGAGGCCAACTCGCTGGCGTCGTGGATGCACGCGGAGCTGTCGCCGAAGGCCGGCTCCAAGTCGCTCCAGGCCGCCACGCTGCGCGCCGCGCGCGACATCGCCCGTGAGACGGAGCGCGTGGCCCGCGAGGTGCTCGTCAACCTGGACCGCGACATGGAGGCCCCCTCGCGCGCCGCCGCCGCCTTCACCACGCTCCTGCGCACGCAGGTGGTGGTGCTGGTGGAGACGCTCGCGCCCAACGGCGGCCTCGCGGACGGCGTCTTCGACGAGCTGATGAGCCCGCAGGAGGCGGCGCTCCGGCTGCGCAAGGATTTGTGGGTCTACGCGCAATTGTGCCGCACGGCGGAGACGCACCTGCGCGCCGAGGACGTGCCCGCCGCCGAGCGTGCGCTGGACGCCCTCAAGTCCTTCCTCGAGTACTTCCACGCGGGCGGCTACCAGCTTTTGCGCTACGCGGACTACGACGCCTTCGACCGCTTCACCGCGCTGCTGGTGGAGCTGCCCTGGCCGCCGGAAGGGCCCGGCATCCGCGCCCGTCTCGCGGAGGACCTGCGCCGCTTCGTGCAGACGCTGGAGACCACCTTCCACGCCGTCAGCCGGCGCACCCTCCTGCAGGGGCGCGGCTTCGACCGGCAGGAGGCGGAGGCCCTCAGGGACCGCTTCCTCTCCGCCCCCGCCCGCTAGCCGGCACGACACCGGCGCCCCACCACCCCCCTCACACGCCCCGTGCGAGGGCCTCCCGACACGGGGCGGCCCCGGGGGTTGGTTTGCGTCCAACGGGTTTCTTGCGCTATGGACCCGCCCTGTTGCATGGAAGACACGCTGCGGCATGGCGGGGCAGGGGGTCGGTAGCGCAGGGCCGGGTCTGACGAATCCCGGACATCGGTGTCGCGGTCTCAAGCGATTCCAGCAGGCTTCACTTCGGGGGGAGGGTGTCAGGCCGGAAGCAGCACCCACCACGACGCAATGAAAAGGCGAGCGGATTCAAGGGGTTGAAGCGGCTTTTACCCCAAGCGCCGCAGCCACGAATGTCACGCCGCCGTGGCGTGCCGATTGCAGAATCAGCGCGTCGCGTCAGATCACTGATGAACGATTCCGAAGCCCTCCGGCGGGCCTTGGACACCGAAGTCCGGCAGCACGAGCAGCCACGAGGCGACACCGACATGCGACCGTCCTCCTACAACCAGCGCACCGTTTCCAAGACTGCCTCGCTCCAGGGCGTGGGACTGCACTCGGGCGCCAAGGTGACGCTCACCCTGCGTCCGGCTCCCGCGGGCCACGGCATCGTCTTCGTGCGTACGGACCTGCCCCGGCCGGTGAGCATCCCCGCGCTGGCGGAGTTCGTGGTGGACACGTCGCTGGCCACCACGCTGGGCCGCGACGGCGTGCGCGTGGGCACGGTGGAGCACTTCATGTCCGCGCTGGCGGGCCTGGGCATCGACAACGTGCGGGTGGAGCTGGACGGGCCGGAAGTGCCCATCATGGACGGCAGCGCGGCGCCCTTCGCGGCCCTCATCCAGGACGCCGGCATCCGCGAGCTGGACGCGCCCAAGGAATTGCTCGTCATCCGCAAGGCGGTGTCCGTGGTGGACGGCGACAAGCAGGCCTCGCTCACCCCGTCCAACCAGTTCCGCATCAGCTGCACCATCGACTTCGAGCACCCCGTCATCCAGGGCCAGTCCTTCGACCTGGACTTCAGCGACCGGGACTTCTCGCGTGAAATCTCCCGCGCCCGCACCTTCGGCTTCCTGCGCGACGTGGAGAAGCTGAAGAAGCTGGGCCTGGCGCGCGGCGGCTCTCTGGAGAACGCCATCGTCGTGGACGAGGTCTCCATCCTCAACCCGGACGGCCTGCGCTTCCCGGATGAGTTCGTGCGTCACAAGATTCTGGACGCCATCGGCGACGTGTCCCTGTTCGGCCGTCCCGTCATCGGCCACATGACGGCGTACAAGACGGGCCACGCGCTCAATCACAAGCTGGTGCGCAAGGTGCTGTCGGACCCGAGCTGCTACGAAATCGTTCCGGCGCGCCGCCGCGAGCTGGAGGGCCTGGACCTGGGCTTCACCGGCCTGGCCGGGGCGCTGGAGCTGGAGCCCCTCGTCGCCTGAAGCCATTTCCTTGCAGGTCCCGCTTAGCTCGACTAGGACGCGGGCTTATGCTCAAGCCCACCCGTGTCATCCTCGCCGCTCTCCTGGCGGCTTCCCTCACCGCCGGCTGTAACAAGGAGAAGGCGCCGGTCACCGCCCAGGGGCCGGCCGCCACGGCGCAGCAGGCCACCGCGGGTGAGCCCGCCCCGGACACCGTCGTCGCGACGTTCGGCGACGGGCAGAAGATCACCTACAAGGAGCTCAACGAGAAGATTGCGGAGCCGCTCTCCAACCTGGAGAAGCAGAAGTTCCAGCTCCGCAAGCGCGGTCTCGAGGGCATGGTGACGGAGAAGCTGGTCGATGCCGAGGCGAAGAAGCGCGGCATGACGCAGGAGCAGTTCCTCAAGGCGGAAATCGACGACAAGGTTCCGGCCCCGCCCGAGGAGAAGATCAAGGAGGTCTTCGACGGCGCCAAGGGCCAGCTGCCGCCGGGCTCCACCTACGAGCAGATGAAGCCGCAGATCGTGGACTTCCTCACGCAGCAGCCCAAGCAGGAGCGCGCGCAGGCGCTGTTCTCGGAACTGCGGAAGAACGCCAACGTGCAGATTACGCTGCCCGAGCCCCCGCGCCCGCCCGCCGAGCGCAAGCAGGTGGCCGCCACCGGCGCCGCCAAGGGTGGCAAGGAGGGCGCGCCCGTCACCATCGTCGAGTTCAGCGACTTCCAGTGCCCGTTCTGCAGCCGCGCCAACGCGTCCGTGGACCAGGTGATGAAGGAGTACGGCGACAAGGTCCGCCTGGTGTTCCGTCACTTCCCGCTCGACTTCCACAAGAACGCGCCGAAGGCCGCCGAGGCCGCGCTGTGCGCCGGTGACCAGGGCAAGTTCTGGGAGATGCACGACTCGCTCTTCGGTGACCAGCAGCACCTGGAGATTGCCGACCTGAAGAAGCGCGCCGCGGACCTGAAGCTGGACACGGCGAAGTTCGACAAGTGCCTGGACTCGGGTGAGAAGGCCTCCGTCGTGGCGGCCGACACGGCCGACGGCAAGAAGGCCGGCGTGACGGGCACCCCGGCGTTCTTCATCAACGGCATCCTCCTGTCGGGCGCGCAGCCCTTCGAGGAGTTCAAGAGCATCATCGACG comes from Pyxidicoccus parkwaysis and encodes:
- the ruvB gene encoding Holliday junction branch migration DNA helicase RuvB, which codes for MAMARKSDTRKSEALSEEIMPEEVQLETSLRPRSFDEYVGQGPVVEKLKVYVQAARTRGDALDHCLFSGPPGLGKTSLAHIIANELGVGIHVTSGPALERKGDLAGLLTNLNARDVLFIDEIHRLNAAVEEYLYPAMEDFRLDITIDTGPAARAMKIDLPPFTLIGATTRTGLLTSPLRDRFQIQDRLEYYDSDALELILHRSSRILGIPMAKDAAHEIATRSRGTPRITNRLLRRLRDFAEVEGNGRITLELARKSLDRLGVDASGLDAMDRKILLTIIEKFGGGPVGVETIAASVGEQRDTIEDVYEPFLMQQGFLQRTPRGRTATHRAYQYFKKQPPATPQGNLF
- the lpxC gene encoding UDP-3-O-acyl-N-acetylglucosamine deacetylase produces the protein MRPSSYNQRTVSKTASLQGVGLHSGAKVTLTLRPAPAGHGIVFVRTDLPRPVSIPALAEFVVDTSLATTLGRDGVRVGTVEHFMSALAGLGIDNVRVELDGPEVPIMDGSAAPFAALIQDAGIRELDAPKELLVIRKAVSVVDGDKQASLTPSNQFRISCTIDFEHPVIQGQSFDLDFSDRDFSREISRARTFGFLRDVEKLKKLGLARGGSLENAIVVDEVSILNPDGLRFPDEFVRHKILDAIGDVSLFGRPVIGHMTAYKTGHALNHKLVRKVLSDPSCYEIVPARRRELEGLDLGFTGLAGALELEPLVA
- a CDS encoding thioredoxin domain-containing protein — its product is MLKPTRVILAALLAASLTAGCNKEKAPVTAQGPAATAQQATAGEPAPDTVVATFGDGQKITYKELNEKIAEPLSNLEKQKFQLRKRGLEGMVTEKLVDAEAKKRGMTQEQFLKAEIDDKVPAPPEEKIKEVFDGAKGQLPPGSTYEQMKPQIVDFLTQQPKQERAQALFSELRKNANVQITLPEPPRPPAERKQVAATGAAKGGKEGAPVTIVEFSDFQCPFCSRANASVDQVMKEYGDKVRLVFRHFPLDFHKNAPKAAEAALCAGDQGKFWEMHDSLFGDQQHLEIADLKKRAADLKLDTAKFDKCLDSGEKASVVAADTADGKKAGVTGTPAFFINGILLSGAQPFEEFKSIIDEELKTAQK